tacaggaggagaatagagtcccatctgtccagcaataacacacgggaggtgtggcagggcattcagaacatcacaaacttcagaggctgtgatgtgacagcaggagacctgagtgtgccactagcagaggaacttaactgtttctttgctcgctttgagacacctcaggaccacccatctgctccccaccaccactaccgggctccagctccactccactcactgtccaggagcatgaggtacagCGCGTGTtcttggcagtgaaccccaggaaggctgctggaCCAGATGGAGTACAGGGCAAGGGGTGCTCACCAggtcaccctgattctcaccaggattttcaaacactccctggcccaagcagtcaccccccccccccccccccagccacaatcatccccgtgctaAAAAGGTCAtccatcaccagcctaaatgattaccgccttgtggccctcacaccagtaatcatgaagtgctttgagagtcaagacagcacaaagaatcgttggctgccctctcccctccctgatagacatctacacctcccgctgcatcagcagagcaggaacaccctggctttgaactgtttgactctgactgtgcaatacccacatctctgtgtaatattatattattcatactgaacaagtTGATCACAAtatatcactcctatattgtgtaatatccaatattcattcactagtgcaatacacaccatcttcattattttttttttataatgtatatatttttatccattcttttattttctgtatatttttagaagttctattttatattttagaaaatgtGACTTTCTACAGCATGGCACCGAActggagtggccctccaatctcattgtacattctgtataatgacaataaaggccctctattctattctattaaatGCGTGACCCTTATCTTTAATTCTTTCTCACCTTCCAGACCATCAATTGTTTTCTCCAGTTTGGCCACTGTGCGCTCAGCGAACTCAGCTCTAGTCTCAGCctgaaacacaggaagtaaacaggaagtcaaatgagggaaaaagggaggaaaaaagtacGGAGGAGCAAGTTGAAAATTACTTTCTGCGTTTCCACCCATTTCTGAATTCTGTGTTTGAAAGTCTAAAGGCCTTGTTTTCCTGTTGCCTATCTTTGCTGACCCAATTTCAGATGTAGCACACCTGAGCATGTCAAGCTCAGGTGCTCTATAAAGCAGCCTGGCCTGGATCTATAGGAGGCTTCTTTAAACTTCATGTTAATATTCATGATCAGAGACTTTCTTCAGAGTCAGTATAAAAtcaatttattaataaaataaaccatATCTATTAATAGAAAATTGCAAAACCAAAGGCAAGACTTCATTCTAAACCTACAAATCAGCTGTAAGTACCTCTGACGTCCCTCTAAGAACCTTCATTCAGCGTTTGCTCCCGTACTGTACATCAAATGCTGAGGGCTTTGATTGtgaaaagaagaaacaggaagaggGTCTCTTCGCACACGTGCAGAACAAACCAGGATgctcacaggtgaggatgatcTAGATGAAATGTGACTCACCTCCTTCAGTCTGTTGCGCAGGCTCTTAATCTCCTCTTCATACCGGTCCTCCTTCTGAGAGTACTGACACACAGAGatagcagccaatcagagagcaggTCAACACACATGTGACAGGTGTGAGGATGAATTGTTTCTCTGACAGTGAAACTGGTTCCAGTCCACTGAAAGACGAGTCCACCGACTGTCACCTGTCAGCTTTACCTGTGCCGTGAAGCCCCACCCCCTTCTCCTACCTTGTCAGCTTGGGCCTCCAGAGACTTTGCACTGGTAAACACAGTTTTCAGCTCTTCCTCCAACATTCGGATCttgctgcaggtcaaaggtcacatcaGAGGACATAGTGTGTCAGACAGATGTACGGGCAGGTAGGCTCAGGTGATGTCAGGTTTCACACCTCCCTTACAGCTCAACAGGCATCTCATATTGTCACCTACGTCAGTTTACCTTGAGACTGAGGCCCCGTTTACCTGAGAgcgttttcagtggaaactgtgtCGTTTTGTAAAAAGTAGCACATTCAGACGGAAACGTTTCAGAAACTATCTTCATTTACACAGAAACGGAAGATGTTGAAAAGGCTGCAGTTCCTATTGCCATGCCACAAGTTGGCGGCGTGGATACCTGCAACCATAGTGCACATGTGCAAGTGCCCCCGTTTTCAAAAAGCAGCGTTTTTAGCTGTTTACACGGAAACGAAGGccagagtgtttcagaaacactCCACTTTGGACCCCATTTCCAACAAGTATCATTTTCATATCATTCTTGTGTAAATGGGAGGCCAAAAGCAATCAAAACTTAGCCGCTTTTATCTGGAAACATTCTCATGTGAACAGGGCCTGAAGTGTAGATAAACTCCCAGCTGTCAAAGCCCTTCTAGAATCCACTCAGCAACCATCTTGAAACCCCTCTGGGCAGTTATTTCAGTTAAACGTGCTCTCATTGGTCACATATATCCTCCAGCTTTAACATTCCTGTCTCCAGATTATGATGCAGGTGCACCTCTGCTGCTCCATCTGTCAGACTCAGGTGAGACTCAGACTAAGGCTCTAATTTACTCTGTTGCCGGGCAGAACAGTGACGGAACGTCTGATAAACATTTGCTTGTCTTTCACAATGAGATAATACTCATTGCCATGGTGATGCTGACATGATAGAGAGGAGGTTCAGGTGGAAGATAAACTGTGGTATGATCCTGCAGGCCACACCCTCTCACCTCAGCGCTCATTTTCCCAGGTCACCTGGTTCCAATCTCTGGAACGCTGTCAGACCAGCGGCACACCACACAAACCTACAAGAGGGTTCTTTACCAGCAAAGATGGCAGATGCCCTGCCTCTTCctccaaaaagctgaaaaatgaattcTGTCGAGCTTGTCGCTCACTTCTGAGATCCCACTACTGGTACCAACGGGCCAATCAGAGCGTGGCTCTAGCAGTGACTTAACATTTTGTTCCATGACCTCACTAAACAAATCCAAAGTTTTTCTTCGATGAGCTTTGAAGCAACTTTGGCAAGCCATCATGTGACTCAGCCTTCCTGCTCACTTCTGTGGGGGACAGGGTGCTGCTGAGCGCGTGGAACAGGAGATGTACAGGACTGTCAtggcatctgcagtgatgtgggaGCTGTAGGTCTGTTGTAGCAAAGAGAGAGGTGAGGACAGAGTTCAAGTTGTTGATTTttattcctaccctcacctacagTTACAAGCTTTGGgtggtgactgaaagaatgagagcaCCGATACAAGTGGTGTGAATGAGTTTCTTTTGAAGACTGTCTGTCCCTTAGAGATGGGGTTAGGAGCTGAGTCAGGAgcagctcagagtagagccgcttccCCTCTACATCAGAAGAAGCCAGTTAAGGAAATGCCCTACCCCAAGGTGAGTTGTTTCATGACACACTGGGAGGAGACCTTAGGGCAAACCCAGGACACTTTgcagagattacatctctcggcTATTTTGAGAACACCTCGGTGTCCCCgcaaagagctggaggaggtggccggGAGTGGGAGGTCTGAagtctctgcttagactgctccCCCTACAGCTTAGAAATAACTGTTACCAAGATGGTTCCTGAGACTCTCTTCTAGAAGGATTGAAATAAACCTGACGCCACCTGAGCTTACTGTCAGGCGTTTCTGTACGAGGAGGTGTAATGCTAATAAGGCATTAATGATATGGAATCAGTGTTTCATCCATTAAAATCAGTTTAATCTATAGGTGTTCTGTGGGATGTCATGTCAGGTGTTTCATCTGTTGTCAGGTGCTATTTGAGCCTGCAGCAGGTAAATtcatgcagagcagcagcagcagcaggaggaggaggaggagctgaagcagcaggtaaaggtcagagatcATGGAGGCAGCAGGAAGTCAGGAGGAGGAGCTTCACTTTGACTGACAGCAGGTAGAGGTCACGTGATCCTCAGTACCTTATCCTCAGACGCCTGCAGACTCTTCAGCGAGTGGTCGAAACTCCTCAGCTGCTCCTCCAACCTCCGAACCTTACTGTGAGACAGGTGGAGacggacagagagaaagacaggtaGCAGGACATGCAGCCAGTTTCCGTGGAAACAGACAGGGAGAAAGAGGCGGAGCTGTTAGAGAAGCAATGCAACATCGCACTGAGTCATCAGCGTGACATAACAGTGAGGTCATCAGTTATCAAGTGCATCAGAGCAACTTCATGCTGTTACACAGGCGGGTGAGTCCACTTTATTAGGAAACACCTTACAATCACCTGATCGCCAAAGTTGTTCCAAATAAAGTGGCTCTGAAAGATTATTCTGTAAGGCTGCTGTGCTGTATCtagatcgtgtgtgtgtgtgtgtgtgtgtgtgtgtgtgtgtgtgtgtgtgtgtgtgtgtgtgtgtgtgtgtgtgtgtgtgagagagatgaaCCTCTCGGCCTGCTCCGCTCTTTCTTCAGCTCGCTCTAGTTCTCCTTCCACCATCACCAGTTTACGAgccacctgtcaatcaaacatACAGAGTGTTGAGGACCGCCCGCACAACAGTGACAGTGTCCCCTTTCATATTGATCTATGGTCATCGCTAATCAATTACAGTGACAGCAGGACCAATCAGCTTGTTAGGATTATCAGATTAGTTCACAGCAGCAGAGCTTTGTGCTTTAAACATAAATTCAGTCAGCCTCCTGAGACATCCAGTATTCTACACCACCATGTTATTGCATTACCGTGTAATATAGATAGTACTGTGGGCATTACTGCAGTACCTCCTCATACTTGCGGTCGGCCTCCTCAGCAATCGTTTTGGCCTCCCTCAGCTGAACCTCCAGCAGCTCCATCTTCTCCTCGTCCTTCAGAGCTCTATTCTCGATGACCTTCATCCCTCTGAGGGACGAACAGACAGAGGGACGCGTCATGTGATCAGATTTAACCTTTACCAttcctcactgctgctgctgtttaaaacCATGACACCTGCACTGCTGCAAATATCTAAACTGCTGCAACTGCTGAAAAACCTGCAGAGTGACTCTTTAAAGCCACGGTACTCAAATTACGGACTGCGAGCCATTCTGTGCCCTCTGGTGAGACAGGTACAGAAACAC
This window of the Archocentrus centrarchus isolate MPI-CPG fArcCen1 chromosome 16, fArcCen1, whole genome shotgun sequence genome carries:
- the LOC115794295 gene encoding tropomyosin alpha-3 chain-like isoform X2, with the translated sequence MSGGMNSIEAVKKKIKVLQEQAEEAEERAERLQREVEKEKRSREEAEAEVTSLGRRLQLSEENLDRAQERLAAALHKLDEVEKAADESERGMKVIENRALKDEEKMELLEVQLREAKTIAEEADRKYEEVARKLVMVEGELERAEERAEQAESKVRRLEEQLRSFDHSLKSLQASEDKYSQKEDRYEEEIKSLRNRLKEAETRAEFAERTVAKLEKTIDGLEDALSSAKNANLELQATLNQTMEELNSC
- the LOC115794295 gene encoding tropomyosin alpha-4 chain-like isoform X1, producing the protein MSGGMNSIEAVKKKIKVLQEQAEEAEERAERLQREVEKEKRSREEAEAEVTSLGRRLQLSEENLDRAQERLAAALHKLDEVEKAADESERGMKVIENRALKDEEKMELLEVQLREAKTIAEEADRKYEEVARKLVMVEGELERAEERAEQAESKIRMLEEELKTVFTSAKSLEAQADKYSQKEDRYEEEIKSLRNRLKEAETRAEFAERTVAKLEKTIDGLEDALSSAKNANLELQATLNQTMEELNSC